From a single Bacillus pseudomycoides DSM 12442 genomic region:
- a CDS encoding alpha/beta fold hydrolase has product MKHELEHPYFTFSTRGTTVHYELYEHQSNEEKPTFVLVHGFLSSSFSYRRLIPLLAKEGTVVALDLPPFGKSDKSNQFIYSYHNLATIIIDLMEHLALQNIVLVGHSMGGQISLYVNRIRPDLITKTILLCSSSYLTRAKFPLIYSSYLPFFHLYVKNWIIRRGIVHNLMNVVHDHSLIDDEMMEGYAAPFYDNRIFPALTRMIRDREGDLSSAELRKIETPTLLIWGEKDRVVPVHVGHRLHKDLPNSTFISYENTGHLLPEEKPEHVYEEIIAFSAQ; this is encoded by the coding sequence ATGAAACATGAGCTAGAGCATCCCTACTTCACTTTTTCCACTCGCGGTACTACTGTTCATTACGAATTGTATGAACACCAGAGTAATGAGGAAAAACCAACTTTTGTACTCGTTCACGGTTTTCTCTCATCCTCATTTAGTTACCGACGACTTATCCCACTGCTTGCAAAAGAAGGAACGGTTGTCGCGCTTGATTTACCACCGTTCGGAAAAAGTGATAAGTCCAACCAATTTATATATTCCTATCATAATTTAGCAACTATAATTATCGATTTAATGGAACACTTAGCACTCCAAAACATTGTGCTAGTCGGTCATTCAATGGGCGGACAAATCTCACTCTATGTCAATCGCATACGTCCTGATTTAATTACAAAAACAATCTTACTATGTAGCTCAAGCTACTTAACACGAGCAAAGTTTCCGCTCATCTACTCTTCCTATTTACCGTTCTTTCATTTATACGTAAAAAATTGGATTATAAGAAGAGGCATCGTTCATAATTTAATGAATGTCGTTCATGACCACTCTTTAATTGATGATGAAATGATGGAAGGGTACGCTGCTCCCTTTTATGATAACCGCATTTTCCCTGCTTTAACGCGAATGATCCGGGACCGAGAAGGAGATTTATCATCAGCTGAATTACGAAAGATCGAGACCCCAACCTTACTCATTTGGGGTGAAAAAGACCGCGTTGTTCCCGTTCATGTCGGGCACCGGCTACACAAAGACTTGCCAAACTCTACATTTATTTCATACGAAAATACAGGACACTTGCTACCAGAGGAAAAGCCAGAGCATGTATATGAAGAAATCATAGCATTTTCAGCACAATAG
- a CDS encoding DUF1871 family protein, with protein MGAYEKMVEMVKNWDPFQMGPEFYETEASDVVYVVSAFDDPKYIAKKIQHIYFMSFEEVPAIEKCEKLAQELLVLKEGGSCAL; from the coding sequence ATGGGCGCATATGAAAAGATGGTGGAAATGGTGAAGAATTGGGATCCTTTTCAAATGGGACCGGAATTTTATGAAACAGAAGCAAGCGATGTTGTGTACGTGGTAAGTGCGTTTGACGATCCGAAATATATTGCAAAAAAAATACAGCATATTTATTTTATGTCGTTTGAAGAAGTACCAGCTATTGAAAAATGCGAGAAATTAGCACAGGAATTACTCGTATTAAAAGAAGGCGGAAGTTGTGCATTGTAG
- a CDS encoding MalY/PatB family protein, which produces MQQFHKTVNRRGTHSVKWDTYKNEELLHAWIADMDFPIPEPIQSALQKRLGHPIFGYTMPPEEITDIICRWTKSAYNWDIKEEWIVFSSGIVPALSTSVQAFTTENDAVLVQPPIYPPFFDMVTKNNRHVWESPLLLQGGTYTMDFEHLETQFQQGVKLMFLCSPHNPVGRVWTKDELTKLGTLCEQYNVTVISDEIHADLIFSGHTHTPFASLSKQLAARTITCMAPSKTFNIAGLQASIIIIPDKKLRNAFTAVQHRQGFHGLNTFAYVAMQSAYTECNDWLAEMRLYIEENARFACEFIKQHIPTLSVIQSEGTFLLWVDCSRLDLSQKERTKQLEENGKIIVEPGEKYGAGGEQHIRINIGCSRRQLEEILHRLKCAFS; this is translated from the coding sequence ATGCAGCAATTTCATAAAACTGTAAACCGCCGGGGAACACATAGTGTAAAGTGGGATACATATAAGAATGAAGAATTGTTACACGCATGGATTGCAGATATGGATTTCCCTATTCCAGAGCCAATTCAATCTGCACTGCAAAAACGCCTTGGGCATCCTATTTTCGGATATACAATGCCACCTGAAGAAATAACAGATATTATTTGTCGTTGGACAAAAAGTGCATACAATTGGGATATAAAAGAAGAATGGATTGTATTTAGTTCAGGTATCGTTCCTGCTCTTAGCACTAGTGTACAGGCTTTCACAACTGAAAATGATGCCGTACTTGTACAACCACCTATTTATCCCCCATTCTTTGACATGGTCACAAAAAATAACCGTCATGTATGGGAAAGTCCATTACTTTTACAGGGCGGCACATACACAATGGATTTTGAACATTTGGAAACACAGTTTCAGCAAGGTGTAAAACTTATGTTTCTTTGTAGTCCACACAACCCGGTTGGTCGCGTTTGGACAAAAGACGAGCTTACAAAACTCGGCACGCTATGTGAACAATATAATGTAACCGTTATCTCAGATGAAATTCATGCAGACCTTATTTTCTCAGGTCATACACACACGCCATTTGCTTCATTGTCAAAACAATTAGCAGCGCGTACAATCACTTGCATGGCGCCAAGTAAAACATTTAATATCGCAGGCTTACAGGCATCTATTATTATTATTCCTGACAAAAAACTTCGAAATGCCTTTACAGCTGTTCAACACCGGCAAGGCTTTCATGGGTTAAATACATTTGCTTATGTAGCAATGCAAAGCGCCTATACAGAGTGTAACGATTGGCTAGCAGAAATGCGTTTATATATAGAAGAAAATGCCCGATTTGCTTGTGAATTTATCAAGCAGCATATCCCTACCCTTTCCGTTATTCAATCAGAAGGTACTTTTTTACTATGGGTCGACTGTTCTCGCCTTGACCTATCTCAAAAAGAACGAACAAAACAGCTTGAAGAAAACGGGAAAATTATCGTTGAACCAGGTGAAAAATACGGAGCAGGTGGAGAACAACATATTCGGATTAACATCGGCTGTTCAAGAAGACAACTTGAAGAAATACTACATAGACTTAAGTGTGCATTTTCATAA
- a CDS encoding superoxide dismutase family protein produces the protein MKKQLLFGCCLLFLMAGCDKGNPKEIDVKLYNASGDKVGTAKVKQQTSGVKISIKAEGFLPGVHGLHIHEIGECKAPRFISAGNHFNLEKKKKHGLMNPKGAENGDLPNVIADDTGKIKAEIEAPNVSLQEGKTTLHRKDGASIIITEKPDDGMTQPAGNSGNRIACGVIVEKAAAKKK, from the coding sequence ATGAAAAAGCAGCTTTTATTCGGGTGTTGTTTGCTGTTTCTTATGGCAGGTTGTGATAAAGGAAATCCGAAAGAAATCGATGTGAAATTATATAATGCTTCTGGTGATAAAGTTGGAACAGCAAAAGTGAAGCAGCAAACAAGTGGTGTGAAAATATCCATTAAGGCAGAAGGATTTTTGCCAGGTGTACATGGATTACATATTCATGAAATTGGAGAGTGTAAAGCACCACGTTTTATATCAGCTGGTAATCATTTTAATTTAGAGAAGAAAAAGAAACATGGACTTATGAATCCAAAAGGTGCAGAGAATGGTGATTTGCCGAATGTTATTGCGGATGATACAGGAAAGATTAAGGCGGAGATTGAAGCGCCTAATGTATCACTTCAAGAAGGGAAAACAACACTGCATCGAAAAGATGGTGCGTCTATCATTATTACGGAAAAGCCTGATGATGGTATGACGCAACCTGCTGGAAATTCAGGGAATCGAATTGCTTGTGGCGTCATTGTAGAAAAGGCAGCCGCTAAGAAAAAGTAG
- a CDS encoding kinase-associated lipoprotein B, whose product MNETFQIGDIVTGIYKTGKYIGEITNSRPGSYVVKVLAVLKHPTQGDLHNVKQADVPFFHERRALAFREQTNIPQQMVKKYDGDIPDYKESLQSALEAQMNAFSADDGPFARRSLQTLQQLKQDYKL is encoded by the coding sequence ATGAACGAAACATTCCAAATTGGTGATATCGTTACTGGTATCTATAAAACAGGAAAGTATATCGGTGAAATTACAAACAGCCGTCCTGGAAGTTACGTTGTGAAAGTGTTAGCTGTTTTAAAACATCCAACGCAAGGTGATTTACATAATGTAAAACAAGCGGATGTTCCATTTTTCCATGAAAGACGCGCTTTAGCATTCAGGGAGCAAACAAATATCCCGCAGCAAATGGTGAAAAAATACGATGGCGATATTCCGGATTATAAAGAATCCTTACAATCCGCACTAGAAGCACAAATGAATGCATTCTCAGCAGATGATGGTCCGTTTGCGAGGCGTAGTTTGCAGACACTCCAGCAGTTAAAACAAGATTACAAGCTGTAA
- the kapD gene encoding 3'-5' exonuclease KapD: MDGQQFLFLDFEFTMPQNRKKPKGFFPEIIEVGLVSVVDCVVEDTYSSYVRPETFSCLTERCKKFLGINQEAVDGGISFLELVEKLVQYEKRCQTTIVTWGNMDMKVLKHNCEAIGAEFPFSGQCRDLSLEYKRFFGERNQTGLWKAIEAYGKVGTGKHHCALDDAITTYNIFKLVEKDKEYLVKPSPPTLGELIDFSKVLKKVSTQ; the protein is encoded by the coding sequence ATGGATGGACAACAATTTTTATTTTTGGATTTTGAGTTCACGATGCCTCAAAATAGGAAGAAACCAAAGGGTTTTTTTCCAGAAATTATTGAGGTAGGACTCGTATCAGTTGTTGATTGTGTAGTGGAAGATACGTATTCATCGTATGTACGACCGGAAACTTTTTCATGCTTAACAGAGCGGTGTAAAAAATTTTTAGGAATTAATCAGGAAGCGGTAGACGGAGGAATTTCTTTTTTGGAACTTGTCGAGAAACTTGTACAATATGAAAAACGTTGTCAAACAACAATTGTAACGTGGGGTAATATGGATATGAAAGTATTGAAGCATAATTGTGAGGCCATAGGTGCCGAGTTTCCTTTTTCGGGGCAATGCCGAGATTTATCACTCGAGTATAAACGTTTCTTTGGCGAACGGAATCAAACTGGATTATGGAAAGCGATTGAAGCGTACGGGAAAGTAGGAACAGGAAAGCATCATTGCGCGCTTGATGATGCGATAACGACCTATAATATTTTTAAACTGGTTGAAAAGGATAAAGAATATTTAGTAAAACCATCTCCCCCGACTTTAGGTGAACTCATCGATTTTTCAAAGGTGTTAAAGAAAGTGAGTACACAATAG
- a CDS encoding ArsB/NhaD family transporter, which produces MHETTQEIANWQYYFAIAVFLITYAIIISEKINRAVIALLGAALMVIFGVVDLHNAFTKHIEWGTITLLIGMMILVNITSKSGVFQYVAIKAAKQAQGNPIKILISLSLLTALGSAFLDNVTTVLLVVPVTLSITRILQVNPVPYLLSEIIFSNIGGTATLIGDPPNIMIGSANKHLDFNAFLFNLAPIVLIIIAVTATMIYFMYRKQLIADPIQIKKLMSLDEKQYIKDAVLMKKSLTVLGLTILGFMTHSIFHIDAAVIALTGATVLMLIGVKEHEIEEVFAHVEWITIFFFAGLFVLVGGLIDIGLIKMLAQKVIGLTGGDVSYASILILWVSGIASATIDNIPFVATMIPLINDMAVGLGLSPSDAQIDVLWWSLALGACLGGNGTLIGASANVIVAGIASREGHRFSYVDFLKVGFPIMIVSLIVSHIYIYLRYLM; this is translated from the coding sequence TTGCACGAAACAACGCAAGAAATCGCTAACTGGCAATATTACTTTGCAATCGCAGTCTTTCTAATTACATATGCCATTATCATTTCAGAAAAAATTAACCGTGCTGTTATCGCACTTCTCGGTGCAGCACTTATGGTCATCTTTGGTGTCGTCGACTTGCACAACGCTTTTACAAAACATATTGAATGGGGAACCATCACGCTACTGATCGGTATGATGATATTAGTAAACATCACAAGTAAATCAGGCGTATTCCAATATGTTGCAATTAAAGCCGCTAAACAAGCACAAGGAAATCCAATTAAAATCTTAATTTCTCTTTCTTTGCTTACCGCGCTCGGTTCCGCATTTCTAGATAACGTAACAACTGTACTTCTTGTTGTTCCCGTTACTTTATCTATTACGCGCATTTTACAAGTAAATCCTGTTCCATATTTACTTTCCGAAATTATTTTTTCAAATATTGGGGGAACTGCAACATTAATTGGTGACCCACCAAACATTATGATTGGTTCTGCAAACAAGCATTTAGATTTTAATGCTTTCTTATTCAACTTAGCCCCAATCGTACTAATTATTATCGCTGTTACCGCAACAATGATTTACTTTATGTACCGCAAGCAGTTAATTGCTGACCCTATACAAATTAAAAAACTAATGAGCTTAGACGAAAAACAATACATTAAAGATGCTGTATTAATGAAAAAATCTTTAACTGTACTTGGACTTACAATCCTCGGTTTTATGACTCATTCTATTTTCCACATTGACGCCGCAGTAATCGCATTAACAGGTGCTACTGTACTTATGTTAATCGGTGTAAAAGAGCATGAAATTGAAGAAGTATTCGCTCACGTAGAGTGGATTACAATTTTCTTCTTTGCCGGTCTATTCGTACTCGTTGGTGGACTTATTGATATCGGACTTATCAAAATGTTAGCTCAAAAAGTAATCGGTTTAACAGGCGGAGATGTTTCTTACGCATCCATTCTTATTTTATGGGTATCCGGCATTGCTTCAGCAACAATCGATAACATTCCGTTCGTTGCAACAATGATTCCACTTATTAACGATATGGCAGTCGGTCTTGGTCTATCACCTTCTGATGCACAAATCGATGTATTATGGTGGTCATTAGCATTAGGGGCCTGTCTAGGTGGAAACGGAACATTAATCGGTGCTTCTGCTAACGTAATCGTTGCTGGAATCGCAAGCCGTGAAGGACACCGATTTAGCTACGTGGACTTCTTAAAAGTTGGTTTCCCAATTATGATTGTTTCATTAATTGTTTCTCACATTTATATTTATCTGCGTTACTTAATGTAG
- a CDS encoding DNA alkylation repair protein codes for MHPFVKALQQQFIAHQNTEKAEPMARYMKNHFPFLGIQTPERRKLLREVIQVHRLPDKEDFQTVILGLWDLPEREFQAAALDLLQKYKKHLDKTHIPFLEELIITKSWWDSVDGIVPTSLGSIFLKHPEAIQTYIPKWIASENIWLQRSAILFQLKYKEQMDEKLLFSIIGQLKSSKEFFIQKAIGWVLREYAKTSPDVVWEYVQNHQLAPLSKREAIKHIRSTMSTSSD; via the coding sequence ATGCACCCATTTGTAAAAGCCTTACAGCAACAGTTTATCGCACATCAAAATACTGAAAAAGCAGAACCAATGGCTCGTTATATGAAAAATCATTTCCCATTTCTCGGTATTCAAACACCGGAAAGAAGAAAGCTATTACGTGAAGTCATACAAGTACATAGACTTCCAGACAAAGAGGACTTTCAAACCGTCATCCTTGGACTTTGGGATTTACCAGAACGCGAATTCCAAGCCGCCGCTCTCGATCTATTACAGAAATATAAAAAGCATCTCGATAAAACTCACATCCCGTTCTTAGAAGAACTCATTATAACGAAATCATGGTGGGATTCCGTTGATGGCATTGTTCCTACTTCCCTAGGAAGCATTTTTTTGAAACATCCAGAAGCCATTCAAACATACATCCCGAAATGGATTGCTTCAGAAAATATATGGTTACAGCGCTCCGCAATCTTATTTCAACTAAAATATAAAGAACAAATGGATGAAAAACTTCTCTTCTCAATCATTGGACAACTCAAATCTTCAAAAGAATTTTTCATCCAAAAAGCAATCGGCTGGGTACTTCGTGAATACGCAAAAACAAGCCCAGATGTTGTATGGGAATATGTTCAAAATCATCAACTTGCTCCTCTAAGCAAACGTGAAGCAATTAAACATATTCGCTCTACTATGAGCACCTCTTCAGATTGA
- a CDS encoding glycine--tRNA ligase encodes MYSMEQVVNLAKHRGFVFPGSEIYGGLANTWDYGPLGIELKNNVKKAWWKKFIQESPYNVGLDAAILMNPKTWVASGHVGNFNDPMIDCKKCKARHRADKLIEDALDAKGIEMIVDGLTFDQMAGLMKEHEVKCPDCGSEDFTEIRQFNLMFKTFQGVTESSTNEIFLRPETAQGIFVNFKNVQRSMRKKLPFGIGQIGKSFRNEITPGNFTFRTREFEQMELEFFCKPGEDLEWFTFWRNTCKNWLLSLGMHEESMRLRDHGEEELSHYSNATTDIEFKFPFGWGELWGVASRTDFDLKRHMEHSNEDFNYIDPQTNERYVPYCIEPSLGADRVTLAFLCDAYEEEQLENDSRTVLRFHPALAPYKAAILPLSKKLSEGAGEVFAELAKDFVVDFDETGSIGKRYRRQDEIGTPFCITYDFDSVEDKAVTVRDRDTMEQVRMPISELKGFLEKKIQF; translated from the coding sequence ATGTATTCAATGGAACAAGTTGTAAACTTAGCGAAGCATCGCGGTTTTGTTTTCCCTGGTTCTGAAATTTATGGTGGTCTTGCAAACACTTGGGATTACGGTCCACTTGGTATCGAATTAAAAAATAACGTTAAAAAAGCTTGGTGGAAAAAATTTATTCAAGAATCTCCATACAACGTTGGTTTAGACGCAGCGATTTTAATGAACCCAAAAACTTGGGTAGCTTCTGGTCATGTTGGTAACTTTAACGATCCAATGATTGACTGTAAAAAATGTAAAGCGCGTCACCGTGCTGATAAATTAATTGAAGATGCTTTAGATGCAAAAGGCATCGAAATGATCGTTGATGGTCTTACTTTCGATCAAATGGCTGGATTAATGAAAGAACATGAAGTAAAATGCCCAGATTGCGGTAGCGAAGACTTCACTGAAATCCGTCAGTTCAACTTAATGTTTAAAACATTCCAAGGTGTTACAGAATCTAGCACAAACGAAATCTTCCTTCGCCCTGAAACAGCACAAGGTATTTTCGTAAACTTCAAAAACGTACAACGCTCTATGCGTAAAAAACTTCCATTTGGTATTGGCCAAATCGGTAAAAGTTTCCGTAACGAAATTACACCTGGTAACTTCACATTCCGTACACGTGAATTCGAACAAATGGAGCTTGAATTCTTCTGTAAACCTGGTGAAGATTTAGAGTGGTTCACATTCTGGCGTAACACTTGTAAAAACTGGTTACTATCACTTGGTATGCACGAAGAAAGCATGCGTCTTCGTGACCACGGTGAGGAAGAGTTATCTCACTACAGTAACGCAACAACAGATATCGAATTTAAATTCCCATTCGGCTGGGGCGAACTTTGGGGCGTTGCATCTCGTACAGACTTCGACTTAAAACGTCACATGGAACATTCTAACGAGGACTTTAACTATATCGATCCACAAACGAACGAACGTTACGTACCATACTGCATCGAACCATCTCTTGGCGCAGACCGCGTAACATTAGCATTCTTATGTGATGCATACGAAGAGGAACAATTAGAAAACGACTCTCGTACAGTTCTTCGTTTCCACCCTGCTTTAGCACCATACAAAGCAGCAATCTTACCACTATCTAAAAAGCTATCTGAAGGCGCTGGGGAAGTGTTCGCAGAACTAGCAAAAGACTTCGTGGTAGACTTTGACGAAACTGGTTCTATCGGTAAACGTTACCGTCGTCAAGACGAAATCGGTACACCATTCTGTATCACTTATGACTTCGACTCAGTTGAAGACAAAGCTGTTACAGTACGTGACCGTGACACAATGGAGCAAGTTCGTATGCCAATTAGCGAACTAAAAGGCTTCTTAGAGAAGAAAATCCAGTTCTAA
- a CDS encoding hotdog fold thioesterase translates to MSKTLMDALGIELLEMTEEKVVATMPVDGRTHQPFGFLHGGASVALAETVASVGSYNLIDQEKCICFGLEINANHIRAKRDGIVTAIGTPIHKGQTTMVWDVRIIDENDDLLCISRCTVAIKEKREQ, encoded by the coding sequence ATGTCGAAAACATTAATGGATGCACTTGGGATTGAGCTGTTAGAAATGACAGAAGAAAAAGTAGTAGCAACTATGCCAGTAGATGGACGCACACATCAACCATTTGGTTTTTTACATGGTGGCGCATCAGTTGCATTAGCAGAAACTGTAGCGAGCGTAGGCTCCTATAATTTAATTGATCAAGAAAAGTGTATTTGTTTTGGTCTTGAAATAAATGCGAATCATATTCGCGCGAAACGCGATGGAATCGTAACAGCAATCGGTACGCCGATTCATAAAGGACAAACAACAATGGTTTGGGATGTGCGCATCATTGATGAAAATGATGATTTACTTTGCATTTCAAGATGTACAGTTGCAATTAAAGAGAAGCGTGAGCAATAA
- a CDS encoding DUF3298 and DUF4163 domain-containing protein, translating to MKNKFYILLLLVSLLIIVPNYTNAAHPSNLTIDIKPVTQKGKKPYLEYQISRPYFSNFYDTKFQKKLNTYYKTTTDRFKTTLAKEAKKYYTEAQESNAPFHPYVANVDYKVTLQKSPLLSLYVNYYQYTGGAHGLYTWKANTFDLNEKRLLNLDDLFQKDSTYQDIIRTEIVRQIKQNESIYFPDATEKVMSTKKFNYYLEPDHLVIYFSLYEIAPYSSGIPQFRIPYTLLREALKPNYQNILIDNG from the coding sequence ATGAAAAACAAATTCTATATTCTATTACTCTTAGTCTCCTTGCTCATTATTGTACCAAATTATACGAATGCAGCCCACCCTTCTAACCTGACAATCGATATTAAGCCTGTCACACAAAAAGGTAAGAAACCTTATCTTGAATATCAAATTAGCAGACCTTATTTTAGTAATTTTTACGATACAAAATTTCAAAAAAAGTTGAATACATACTATAAAACAACTACTGATCGTTTTAAAACAACATTAGCGAAAGAAGCAAAAAAATATTATACAGAGGCTCAGGAATCAAATGCTCCTTTTCATCCATATGTTGCAAATGTTGACTATAAAGTAACATTGCAAAAATCTCCCTTACTCAGTCTCTATGTAAATTATTATCAGTATACAGGCGGAGCACACGGACTATATACATGGAAGGCGAATACATTTGATTTAAATGAAAAAAGATTACTTAATTTGGACGACTTATTTCAAAAAGACAGTACGTATCAAGATATCATCCGCACAGAAATCGTTAGACAAATTAAGCAAAATGAAAGTATCTATTTTCCAGATGCAACTGAAAAAGTCATGAGTACAAAGAAATTTAACTATTATTTGGAACCCGATCATCTTGTCATCTATTTCTCATTATATGAAATAGCTCCTTACTCAAGCGGTATTCCACAATTTCGCATTCCATACACTTTACTTAGAGAAGCACTAAAGCCTAACTACCAAAACATTTTAATTGACAACGGATAA
- a CDS encoding biotin transporter BioY translates to MRQLRALDLALAAMFVALMAIGANIVSWAPFLQVAGIPLSMQPFFAILAGLLLGSRLGALSMTVYMLVGIAGAPIFAQFKAGFGALLDPTGGFIIAFIIVAYVSGKLVEQREKPQFSTFAIASFTGIILTYIIGTTYMYAAVNFWMGGNMSYKAAWTIMMWFAVKDMIFTIIGAIISPRIYYAVRRSAYQHSHSRL, encoded by the coding sequence ATGAGACAATTACGTGCTTTAGATTTAGCACTAGCTGCCATGTTTGTTGCGCTCATGGCGATTGGTGCGAATATCGTATCCTGGGCACCGTTTTTACAAGTGGCTGGTATTCCACTTTCCATGCAACCATTTTTCGCAATTTTAGCAGGTCTTCTTCTTGGAAGCAGACTTGGGGCCTTATCTATGACTGTTTATATGCTTGTCGGTATTGCAGGAGCACCAATTTTCGCGCAGTTCAAAGCTGGATTTGGCGCACTTTTAGATCCTACTGGTGGTTTTATTATCGCATTCATTATCGTTGCTTACGTATCAGGAAAACTAGTAGAACAAAGAGAAAAACCACAATTCAGTACCTTTGCAATCGCGTCTTTTACAGGAATTATTTTAACCTATATCATTGGTACTACTTATATGTATGCAGCTGTAAACTTCTGGATGGGCGGAAATATGAGTTACAAAGCGGCTTGGACAATTATGATGTGGTTCGCGGTTAAAGATATGATCTTTACAATTATCGGTGCTATCATCTCACCTCGCATATATTATGCTGTACGTCGTTCTGCTTATCAGCATTCTCATTCGAGACTATAA
- the galU gene encoding UTP--glucose-1-phosphate uridylyltransferase GalU translates to MKKVRKAIIPAAGLGTRFLPATKAMPKEMLPIVDKPTIQYIVEEAVASGIEDIIIVTGKGKRSIEDHFDNAFELEQNLLEKKKYELLEKVQASSKMVDIHYIRQKEPKGLGHAVWCARKFIGDEPFAVLLGDDIVQAEKPCLRQLIDEYDKTLSSVIGVQTVPEAETHRYGIIDPLEQEGRRYQVRKFVEKPAQGTAPSNLAIMGRYILTPEIFMFLENQNVGAGGEIQLTDAIQSLNEIQRVFAYDFEGKRYDVGEKLGFVQTTIEMALQHEELRDDMLVMMKEILEEQMKQES, encoded by the coding sequence ATGAAAAAAGTGAGAAAAGCGATTATTCCCGCTGCGGGATTAGGAACGCGTTTTTTACCGGCAACAAAAGCGATGCCGAAAGAAATGCTTCCAATTGTAGATAAGCCAACGATTCAATACATTGTAGAAGAAGCTGTGGCATCTGGAATTGAAGATATTATTATCGTTACTGGTAAAGGAAAGCGCTCTATTGAAGATCATTTCGATAATGCGTTCGAATTAGAACAAAACTTATTAGAGAAGAAAAAATATGAGTTACTTGAAAAAGTACAAGCTTCTTCTAAAATGGTTGATATTCATTATATCCGTCAAAAAGAGCCAAAAGGATTAGGGCATGCGGTTTGGTGTGCACGTAAGTTTATTGGTGATGAACCATTCGCTGTTTTATTAGGTGATGATATTGTTCAAGCTGAAAAACCATGTTTACGTCAATTAATTGACGAATATGATAAAACACTTTCTTCTGTTATTGGTGTGCAAACAGTTCCAGAAGCAGAAACACATCGTTATGGAATTATTGATCCACTAGAACAAGAAGGTCGTCGTTATCAAGTTCGAAAGTTTGTTGAGAAGCCAGCGCAAGGTACAGCTCCTTCAAACTTAGCGATTATGGGACGCTACATCTTAACACCTGAAATCTTTATGTTCTTAGAAAACCAGAATGTTGGTGCAGGTGGTGAAATTCAATTAACAGATGCAATCCAAAGTTTAAATGAAATTCAACGTGTATTTGCTTATGACTTTGAAGGAAAGCGTTACGATGTTGGGGAAAAATTAGGCTTTGTTCAAACGACAATTGAAATGGCACTTCAGCATGAAGAATTAAGAGATGATATGCTTGTTATGATGAAGGAAATTTTAGAAGAACAAATGAAACAAGAGTCTTAA